A single genomic interval of Lewinellaceae bacterium harbors:
- a CDS encoding carbonic anhydrase gives MEQYRQVFANNREWVAAKLKADPNYFEELAKGQTPNFLYIGCADSRVPANEIMGLAPGDIFVHRNIANLVVNTDLNAQSVIEYAVVHLKVKHIIVCGHYGCGGVKGAMQPQDLGILNGWLREIRDVYRIHKKELDQIEDEENRYRRLIELNVIEQCTNVLKIASVQKMYKKTGYPYVHGWVFDLHNGYLVDLNVDHEAVLHQIEEVYNLTV, from the coding sequence ATGGAGCAGTATCGTCAAGTTTTTGCCAACAACCGGGAGTGGGTAGCCGCCAAACTCAAAGCAGATCCAAATTATTTTGAAGAATTGGCCAAAGGTCAAACCCCGAACTTTCTATACATCGGCTGTGCCGACAGCCGTGTGCCGGCAAATGAGATCATGGGGCTTGCTCCGGGAGATATCTTTGTCCACCGCAACATTGCCAACCTGGTCGTTAACACCGATCTCAATGCCCAGTCAGTCATTGAATACGCAGTCGTTCACCTGAAAGTAAAACACATCATCGTGTGTGGACATTATGGCTGCGGGGGTGTGAAAGGCGCCATGCAACCACAGGACCTGGGAATCCTCAACGGCTGGCTGCGGGAAATTCGTGACGTCTATCGCATTCATAAGAAAGAACTGGACCAGATCGAAGACGAAGAAAACCGTTACCGCCGGCTCATCGAGCTGAACGTTATCGAGCAATGTACCAACGTACTGAAGATCGCCTCGGTACAGAAGATGTACAAGAAGACCGGTTATCCATATGTCCATGGATGGGTGTTCGATTTGCACAATGGTTACCTGGTCGACCTGAATGTTGATCACGAAGCGGTTCTTCACCAGATCGAAGAGGTCTATAACCTGACCGTGTAA
- a CDS encoding OmpA family protein, with amino-acid sequence MAQRLTTFSKLVITLLILGALFFLFRYLMNNTEFGKNLSNQAQSNTESTSSGDQSKGNTSSGGGAELTGNDVLRVQLVTWGGYAPGVYFNEGSNPSTRSRYYKDYGLKVKFEVNDDLGAALNAWMAGEYDVLVQTADAFPLYTGPADIAQYKPKAFMQVDWSRGGDAIIAKRGINSINDLKGKRVAVAVPSPAQTLLLTALEAAGLKYSDVTTIETSDNFKSADIFKGPDVDAAVVWAPYDEVLRSIPGSKVLITTQSQSNIIGDIMFAKEDFIRANQDKINAFYEGWMRGVAEVQADAGNYNKAAKLLGELINFSTEDAAGSMSLVRFATHGDNVNFFGLNPDFRGQKGSDIYDKMNGEFVKMGVLESQAPTWRSVINTTAIQTAGNKLTGPQHAAENTPKFTPVTKAEETVEAVASKPISINFASGQYALTENAKTIIDLQFAEIARTFAQSRIRIEGNTDNVGSHASNVELSKKRAQAVADYLRTTYALDPNRFVILGNGPDKPVAGCESNATPECKAKNRRTDFQIIATN; translated from the coding sequence ATGGCACAAAGACTAACAACATTTTCGAAATTGGTCATTACCCTGCTGATCCTGGGTGCCTTGTTTTTCCTGTTCCGTTATTTGATGAACAATACGGAATTTGGTAAGAACTTAAGCAATCAGGCACAGTCGAATACCGAGTCGACCTCATCAGGTGACCAGTCCAAAGGCAATACGTCATCCGGTGGTGGCGCTGAATTGACCGGCAATGACGTTTTACGTGTTCAATTGGTTACCTGGGGCGGATATGCTCCCGGTGTCTATTTTAATGAAGGCTCCAATCCATCCACGCGCTCACGTTATTACAAGGATTACGGCTTGAAGGTTAAATTTGAAGTCAATGATGACCTGGGAGCAGCACTGAATGCCTGGATGGCCGGTGAATACGATGTCCTGGTCCAGACAGCTGACGCTTTCCCGTTATATACCGGACCGGCCGATATTGCCCAGTACAAGCCCAAGGCCTTTATGCAGGTAGACTGGTCCCGGGGTGGTGACGCCATCATCGCGAAGCGTGGCATTAATTCCATCAATGACCTGAAGGGCAAGCGGGTTGCCGTTGCCGTTCCATCACCGGCGCAGACCTTGTTGCTTACAGCTCTTGAGGCAGCCGGATTAAAATATTCCGATGTAACCACCATCGAAACCTCCGATAACTTCAAGTCGGCGGATATCTTCAAAGGACCGGACGTGGACGCCGCCGTAGTGTGGGCTCCTTACGACGAGGTCCTGCGGTCGATACCCGGATCAAAAGTGCTGATCACGACCCAAAGCCAGTCCAATATCATCGGGGACATCATGTTCGCCAAAGAAGACTTTATCCGGGCCAATCAGGATAAGATCAATGCATTTTACGAAGGCTGGATGCGCGGAGTAGCCGAAGTCCAGGCCGATGCAGGTAATTACAACAAGGCTGCTAAATTGCTGGGAGAACTGATCAACTTTTCTACGGAAGATGCCGCCGGATCGATGTCACTGGTTCGATTTGCCACCCATGGGGATAATGTCAACTTCTTTGGCCTGAATCCGGACTTCCGTGGTCAGAAGGGTAGCGATATTTACGACAAAATGAACGGTGAATTTGTAAAAATGGGAGTTCTGGAGAGTCAGGCCCCTACCTGGCGTTCTGTGATCAATACGACGGCCATTCAAACGGCTGGCAATAAACTCACTGGTCCCCAGCATGCCGCTGAGAACACGCCGAAGTTTACACCGGTGACCAAAGCCGAGGAAACGGTAGAAGCAGTAGCCAGCAAGCCGATCAGCATCAATTTTGCGAGCGGACAATATGCACTGACGGAAAACGCTAAAACGATCATCGATCTGCAGTTTGCCGAGATAGCCCGGACATTTGCGCAATCACGGATCCGTATCGAGGGTAATACCGACAACGTGGGCTCACATGCCAGCAATGTCGAGCTCTCGAAAAAACGGGCCCAGGCTGTAGCGGATTATTTGCGGACGACCTATGCTCTGGACCCCAACCGGTTTGTTATCCTGGGCAATGGCCCGGATAAACCGGTGGCCGGCTGTGAGTCCAATGCGACTCCTGAATGCAAGGCTAAGAACCGGCGTACCGACTTCCAGATCATTGCAACGAATTGA